From a single Silene latifolia isolate original U9 population chromosome 6, ASM4854445v1, whole genome shotgun sequence genomic region:
- the LOC141585906 gene encoding protein TIC 20, chloroplastic-like has translation MQALVAKPFTCTPICPTLKPRLRSHIAARLEVPTNLPFRVKAAFPCIKLNATARTLQVHALTTPFMSTPLKFDPLNCSAGKLFMSTTQKFNPLNCSAGNLPEKRRTYLRKASKYPPRTEKPKWWLRSLAGLPYLLPFIDQLSWTLAHPNNPSPFLENFDNFVFPLISTFLSLPKFLLATYSIILYFWIVRRKEWPHFLRFHVMMGILLGTMVQTIGVSGNWFPAWAFPPYFWSIATFIFVIIILECIRCALLGEYAGFPFVKDAAFMHSDLNLR, from the exons ATGCAAG CGCTGGTAGCAAAACCTTTCACTTGCACACCAATTTGTCCTACTCTGAAGCCAAGGTTGCGTAGTCATATAGCTGCTCGTTTAGAGGTTCCAACAAATCTTCCTTTTCGCGTGAAGGCAGCATTTCCATGTATAAAACTGAATGCTACAG CTCGCACCCTTCAAGTTCATGCCTTGACGACTCCGTTTATGAGCACACCTCTAAAGTTTGATCCCTTGAACTGCAGCGCGGGAAAGCTGTTTATGAGCACGACTCAAAAGTTTAATCCCTTGAACTGCAGTGCAGGAAACCTGCCTGAAAAAAGACGGACCTATTTACGAAAGGCATCAAAATACCCTCCAAGGACCGAGAAGCCCAAATGGTGGTTACGATCTCTTGCAGGCCTACCATATCTATTACCCTTCATAGATCAATTATCCTGGACCTTAGCGCATCCAAATAACCCATCTCCGTTCCTTGAAAACTTTGACAATTTCGTATTCCCCTTGATAAGTACCTTTCTTTCTCTCCCAAAGTTTCTCCTTGCCACTTACTCGATCATCCTCTATTTTTGGATAGTTAGGCGGAAAGAGTGGCCGCATTTTCTCAGGTTCCATGTTATGATGGGTATTTTGTTGGGGACTATGGTGCAGACGATTGGAGTTTCCGGTAATTGGTTCCCTGCTTGGGCctttcctccttatttttggtcaatTGCTACTTTTATCTTCGTAATTATAATCTTGGAGTGCATAAGATGTGCTCTTCTAGGAGAATACGCCGGTTTTCCTTTTGTCAAGGATGCGGCATTCATGCATTCCGACTTGAACCTGAGATGA
- the LOC141585905 gene encoding leucine--tRNA ligase, cytoplasmic-like, with translation MAEGSKSSRKRDKLLKRESKVRSWWDEHDVFVSEPGDHPPKLGEKFFGNFPFPYMNGYLHLGHAFSLSKVEFAAAYHRLRGANVLFPFGFHCTGMPIKAAADKLAREIEQFGNPPVFPAPAPGPVQEQVGQLVEQVAAASEGDKFKGKKSKVVAKTGTQVYQWEIMRSFGLSDEEIAKFQDPYKWLTYFPPLAVEDLKAFGLGVDWRRSFVTTDVNQFFDSFVRWQMRKLKAAGKIVKDLRYTIFSPLDGQPCADHDRASGEGVQPQEYTVIKMEVVPPFPANLSALEGKKVFLAAATLRPETMYGQTNAWVLPDGEYGAFEINEEEVFIITKRAARNLAYQRYSRIPGKSTCLVEVVGSDLIGLPLKSPLSYNKVIYALPMLSISTDKGTGIVTSVPSDSPDDYMTMHDLKSKPALRSKFRVKDDWILPYDIIPIINIPEFGDISAEKVCSDLKIKSQNEKDKLAEAKRLTYLKGFTEGTMLVGEFAGEKVEHAKSKVRQRLIETGQAIIYSEPEKKVMSRSGDECVVALTDQWYITYGESEWKKKAEECLANMNCFSEETRHGFEHTLGWLNQWACSRSFGLGTRIPWDEQFLVESLSDSTIYMAYYTVAHFLQNGDMYGSNVGSVKPEDLTDEVWDFLFCGGPYPQESAIDPNVLGSMKREFEYWYPIDLRVSGKDLVGNHLTFSIYNHTAIMEKRHWPQGFRCNGHILLNSEKMSKSTGNFRTLKQAIEEFSADATRFALADAGDGVDDANFVFETANAAILRLTKEMKWIKQVISDSSELRSGVPSTYADRVFQNEINLAVKLTDEHYRSYMFREALKTGFYDLQAARDEYRVSSEASGMKMNWDLVLQFLDVQTRLIAPICPHYAEFVWRERLKKEGFVIKAGWPSADPPDLTLKSAHKYLLDFIVLLRKNLQKQVNKKKIGGPDGVRVLIYVNENYEAWKVECLKILQSKFNSETRRFAPDNEIITALEQSEMLKASGFKQVQKLCMPFMRYKKDETRLLGPVALESRLPFRELEVLSENKGLIKKQLGFADIEVFSYSDPVAVEKAGTMATVLEENPPSPGRPTAIFLPSASVFC, from the coding sequence ATGGCAGAAGGCAGTAAAAGCTCTAGGAAGAGGGATAAGCTCCTAAAGAGAGAGTCAAAGGTGCGCAGCTGGTGGGATGAGCACGACGTTTTTGTCTCAGAGCCGGGAGATCATCCTCCTAAGTTGGGAGAAAAGTTTTTTGGGAATTTTCCATTCCCATATATGAATGGCTATTTGCATCTTGGACACGCATTCTCCCTTTCTAAGGTGGAATTTGCTGCTGCGTATCACAGACTGAGGGGAGCCAATGTACTCTTCCCTTTTGGATTTCATTGCACCGGCATGCCTATCAAGGCTGCAGCCGATAAACTTGCTCGAGAAATTGAGCAGTTTGGGAACCCACCTGTGTTTCCTGCTCCGGCTCCAGGTCCAGTTCAGGAACAAGTCGGACAGCTAGTAGAACAAGTTGCTGCTGCTAGTGAAGGAGACAAATTTAAGGGCAAAAAATCAAAGGTTGTGGCGAAAACTGGAACACAGGTGTACCAGTGGGAGATCATGCGTAGTTTTGGTCTTTCGGATGAAGAAATCGCAAAATTTCAGGATCCATATAAATGGCTGACCTATTTTCCTCCATTAGCTGTTGAAGATTTGAAAGCTTTTGGTTTGGGTGTTGATTGGAGGCGATCGTTTGTCACAACCGACGTAAACCAGTTCTTTGATTCCTTTGTTCGGTGGCAAATGAGAAAGCTCAAGGCAGCTGgtaagattgtgaaagatttaagGTACACAATTTTCTCTCCATTGGACGGGCAGCCCTGTGCGGATCATGACAGGGCTTCCGGAGAGGGGGTTCAGCCCCAGGAATACACCGTCATCAAGATGGAAGTGGTCCCACCTTTTCCGGCAAACTTGAGTGCTTTGGAAGGCAAAAAAGTGTTTCTAGCTGCCGCTACATTGAGGCCCGAGACAATGTATGGGCAAACAAATGCTTGGGTTCTACCCGATGGAGAATACGGAGCGTTTGAAATTAATGAAGAAGAAGTCTTCATCATCACCAAGCGAGCAGCGCGTAATCTTGCGTACCAGCGCTActcgaggattcctgggaaatCAACTTGCTTGGTTGAAGTCGTTGGTTCTGATTTGATCGGCTTGCCTTTAAAGTCACCGCTTTCATATAATAAAGTAATCTATGCACTTCCGATGTTATCTATCTCGACTGACAAAGGCACTGGGATCGTCACGAGTGTTCCCAGTGATTCACCCGACGATTACATGACTATGCACGATCTAAAATCGAAACCAGCACTTCGGTCTAAATTCAGAGTGAAAGATGATTGGATACTTCCTTATGATATTATACCCATTATTAATATTCCTGAATTCGGGGATATTTCTGCTGAAAAGGTCTGCTCTGATTTAAAGATCAAGAGCCAGAATGAAAAGGACAAACTTGCAGAAGCAAAGAGGTTGACTTATCTGAAGGGTTTCACTGAGGGAACTATGCTAGTTGGAGAATTTGCAGGGGAGAAGGTAGAACACGCAAAGTCTAAAGTTCGGCAAAGGCTTATAGAAACTGGTCAGGCCATTATTTACAGCGAGCCTGAGAAAAAGGTGATGTCGAGATCAGGTGACGAGTGTGTTGTCGCTCTGACAGACCAGTGGTACATAACCTATGGTGAATCAGAATGGAAGAAAAAAGCTGAGGAGTGCCTTGCAAACATGAATTGTTTCTCCGAGGAGACGCGGCATGGGTTTGAACACACCTTGGGCTGGCTTAATCAATGGGCCTGCTCTAGGTCATTCGGGCTTGGTACTCGAATTCCATGGGATGAACAGTTTCTGGTGGAGTCTCTTTCGGATTCAACTATATACATGGCTTATTACACTGTGGCCCACTTTCTTCAAAACGGGGACATGTATGGCTCGAATGTTGGTTCAGTAAAACCTGAGGATCTGACTGACGAGGTTTGGGATTTTCTGTTCTGTGGAGGCCCTTATCCACAGGAATCAGCTATCGACCCAAATGTGCTTGGATCAATGAAGCGGGAGTTTGAGTACTGGTATCCTATTGATCTTCGAGTGTCGGGGAAAGATTTGGTCGGAAATCACTTGACTTTTAGCATTTACAATCACACAGCTATCATGGAAAAGCGACACTGGCCTCAGGGTTTCAGATGTAATGGCCATATTTTGCTGAACTCTGAGAAGATGTCCAAGTCAACAGGGAACTTCAGAACACTCAAGCAGGCCATAGAAGAATTTTCAGCCGATGCAACACGGTTTGCTCTTGCTGATGCAGGAGATGGTGTAGATGATGCGAATTTTGTGTTTGAAACTGCAAATGCTGCAATTCTTCGACTCACAAAAGAAATGAAGTGGATTAAGCAAGTCATCTCAGATTCTTCTGAACTAAGATCAGGCGTTCCATCTACTTACGCGGACCGGGTATTCCAGAATGAGATCAACTTGGCCGTCAAATTGACTGACGAACATTATAGAAGCTATATGTTTCGAGAGGCTTTGAAGACTGGCTTCTATGACTTGCAAGCTGCTAGGGATGAGTATAGGGTCTCTAGCGAGGCAAGCGGCATGAAAATGAACTGGGATTTGGTGTTGCAGTTTTTGGATGTTCAAACCCGACTTATTGCTCCGATTTGCCCGCACTATGCAGAATTCGTTTGGAGGGAGCGTTTGAAAAAGGAAGGCTTTGTTATAAAAGCAGGTTGGCCTTCTGCGGATCCACCAGATTTAACCCTTAAGAGCGCCCACAAATACCTTCTGGATTTTATCGTTCTCTTGAGGAAGAATCTTCAAAAGCAAGTAAACAAGAAGAAGATAGGAGGCCCAGACGGAGTCCGAGTTCTGATTTACGTCAATGAAAATTATGAAGCCTGGAAAGTGGAATGCCTGAAAATACTCCAATCCAAATTTAACTCAGAAACGCGCAGATTTGCCCCAGATAATGAAATTATTACAGCACTGGAACAAAGTGAGATGCTTAAGGCCTCGGGTTTCAAGCAAGTTCAAAAGCTTTGTATGCCATTTATGAGATACAAGAAAGATGAGACCCGTTTGCTCGGACCCGTTGCACTGGAATCAAGGCTTCCATTTCGTGAACTCGAGGTTCTTTCAGAGAACAAGGGTCTGATCAAGAAGCAGCTCGGGTTTGCCGATATTGAGGTTTTCTCATATTCAGATCCCGTTGCAGTGGAAAAAGCAGGAACTATGGCAACTGTTCTGGAGGAGAATCCCCCCTCCCCTGGTAGACCCACAGCCATATTCTTGCCCTCTGCTTCAGTTTTCTGCTGA